GGGGAGCAGGAGAAacaaggaagaaaggaaaggagtGGAAGTGAGAGGAGGGGTGTTTGGCCCTCGTCTGTCTGGACAGGAAATGGGGTTCTTTAACCCTTGACCCAGGTCCACCAGGCAACTGTGAGTGCGTATGTGTGTTTATCCTCTCGCATTTACTTAGGACAGGTTCTTTCAGTCACTGGTTTGACGGACAGATGGTCCTTGTTGTCATGGTAGCCCATGCAGGTGCGTCTGTATGGAGTTTCCTGCCCCAAGGTGCAGGACGGCCGTGGGTTGGGGTGTTTATTATCCGCAGTGCCAACAGGCAGCAGACTCCTGCCGCTCCCAAGAGGTAAGAAGAATGATGgaggggaaggaagagagggggagagtgaGGGACGATCGGTCTGAatggagaaaaggaaggagTGAGAGTGGTAAGCCGTAAAGTTTTGAAGCATCCACTTTTATCACCCTGGATCTGTTCTTGGATAAAAAGAAGCTGTGAAGTATGTTGTTCACTCGTCCCTGATTCTCTGCcataatgaaagaataaaaagaatattGCCTGAGAAACCTCCGCTGTTCCCGGAAAGGCAGCCTCAGCTCAGATGACCTCAGATATTGTTCCATTGTATTCTTTTATTCTCCTTTCAACATTTCGGACCACAGACGAGAGacgggagaagagagaaggtaTCGGGAAGGGGGGAGTTGGAGAATGGAGGGAGCTGTGAGTTGGGGGCCAAGGGTCACTGATGGAGATTCTCCCCTGAAGGCAGGTCCGCTGCAAACGGGTAAATAATAAACGTTTGGCGTTTTGAGTTTCTGAACCCCATTACCCTGCCCCTCTGGCCTGAGTCCATCAGCTTCAGCTTCTgttccaaacacacacttacacacatctGAATTAGTAATGAAATCTTGAAATTGCTGTGAATTGTAAAACGCTTAACACAAATTCTCTTTTCCGgattttaaacacattaaaaataacCATGAGGGGTATATGTAGTTTTAATAATTGGGTCATTATGTTGTAGATTTGTTCGGCCTCGTGAGCGTGCAGGAAGGACCAGCATTGTTATTGCCAAGCTCGGTTCAAAAACAGTCATGAGAAAATGTCTTATTTGGGGTCATCTGGAGCTGCAGTAATTTTGCTAAATTCTGTGGAATCTAGTCCACTTTATTTTTGCAGCTTTAAACCAAATAATCGTAACATTGAATGAGTTAAGGATACGCTGAAAACAAAATTGATGTCTGTCAATTTTACAACAATCTTGATTTGCAATGAGCAGCATCTAACATCTGCTTTCTGAATGTAattatattatactatactTACTatcaaaagcaaataaaattgAGTAAGAGAATACATCGCAAagtatattttcaaaaaaaaaaaaataacagcaaagtCCCAACTCAGtaatttaaatcataaaaactAAACCTAAGAGTAAGTCAAAtaaatctaacacacacacacacacacacacacacacacacacacacacacacacacacacacacacacacacacacacacacacacacacacacacacacacacacacacacacacacacacagagagcttgGCATGTGGAAATATGTCTATACCACCAGTCTAATCCCAGGCCTTGCAGTctgggctgtttgtttttgtgtttactcTGGAATGTCAGACATCCGCGGACACGGCGGAGAGGAAGGTCAAACCCGGCAGAACTCCAAAGACTCAACAAACATTATTAAATTCTAATTTGTTATAAAAGGTTTGTGGAAAGTGGTGTCGTGAAACCATTAACGAATTCTCTGGTTATTTTCTTGTCTGTAAAGGTCTTTATGCACTGTGGGAGCATGTCCACGTTAAAGCTAGAGTATACATACACTTGACAACTAAGACACGTAGACAAGAACAGACGGTCGGCACATCATATATGATCGCAGGCACACAGTATGTGTAAGAAACTTGATAACGGCAAGTGCTGTGGTGCCATAAAGAGTGGGACATGAAACTAAGACGCGAGTGAGGAAGTGAGGGCTTAAAGGTATAAAAGAGTGTTACTGCGACAGTCACAGTGTGACAAAGTGTGAACAAACCATacataagaaaaataatttaattaaatgtatttgtcaaaGGCCACATTAACTGAACTGAGGGTTTTTTTGTAATCAGGGAtgttatgtgtatgtatgtatgtatttgtgacATGCTCCCCAACCTctacacacaaagaaaaacataaaaaacgtTTTCTCACGAAATATAACTGGCTGTCAGAGAGAGCTGATGTTGATGGTATTATAAAATCACATTTCCCAGTTCATCTGTCAGGAAGGCAGTCTGATGTGTTGTttggaagagaggagagaggagaagtgaaaaGAGGGGAACAAACGGGGACAGGGTGCTGAAAGGATTGTTAAATCTGTGATAGATCTTTGGCACTCAAAAGGACACGGATCCTGCAGTAACAACGGACTGTGTGGGGAATGTCGCTGCGGCCTCCATGAGGGgaacatgtgttgttgtgtgtgtgagtgtgggtctaagtattttctgtgtgtgtatgctgtgCACTCATTAGTGAAAAGCCTCAGTGCAGACTAGCTCCAGTTACAGTAGTAAACGCTGCCTTTGAACTTTTAATGGAGCCCTGAAACTCAACCAGGCCTTAAAAAACACAGATCTCCAGGAAAAGACAAActgggagagaaagaggtggaaaTGGTCGAGATTAGGAtgcataaaatgtatttaaacgAGGTAAACGAAAAGATAAAGTAAGATGGAGAGAAGCAtaagaggttgtttttttaattatcagcCACAACAACGCAACTGTAATACGAACAGAGCTAATGAATCAACAATCAACAGTTCAACACACACCTGTTGACCTGGCTGAAATCAGAAACATGCAAAACCATCACCAATACATCAAGGATCTCAAAATCCCTTGTTTCTGcaactcacatacacatctcattattattgtttgggGCACTTCCTAGCGTTGGCACCTGTGTGTATGCCTGGACACAGTAATTAAAACAGGCAGACCTCTCTATGCATGTGTTTAAGTGGGTGGGTATTTATCTGGGTGGGTGTCTGAGCTGCACAATCTTCTGGCATGCATTGCAATAAACAGATGTTGAGTCTTTATGAGGTCTTTACAACAGGTTCAGCCCCAAGTGGTTctgtgcagcgtgtgtgtggatgtatATGCACATATATGTAGGCCTAACATAGAAACCTCTCATCAGTGAACCATAAAAGAGACCACAAATGGATTTAAACAGGAAAGGTGCGGCATTCATCATAAATGCTGAGAAATGTAATCATTTCATTAATGCTGTTATAACGTTGCCAGTTGCTGTTGTTAAAGAACTATTCTAATCTACACACATGACATGTCAGAATGTGGGCTGGTACAAAGTGTTCACTGATGGGAGTAGAGGGGGACTGTGGACACGACTGTTTATTTGAGTACGAGCTGTTTACAGAGATGGACGCTGTGGAGCTGAGTGACAGCATGAGAAAATACCTCTGATAATATACTGACATGCAGAGAAGTCAGCAGCGAACTGGCCTCATCGCTCATCTCTCAGGACCTATGAGCATCTACTCTGTATACTTATTAGTCACTTATTTGTAATGCAGGGTTTTATGAATCATACAATCCCATCCAATAATATCTCGACATTAATCTATTTAAGTTAATTTGCTCATATGGCCCTCAGCGTCATCGTGTAATTATCTGAGTGAGATGTTATCTAACTAAAGGTAATTTTCAAATCAAGTACACAATTTGAGGGAATACTCAAAAACTACACTGTGACGTTATGACCTTGGACTGATTATGTTTTGTTTGGCTACTAAAACAGCTTGAAACACATCCTAAGACCATCATATGGGTAAAACAATAGAGCGAAATATAGGTTATTTTCGCCCCTGTCTGGGCTTCCcctggtttatttgtttgtttgtcagcaggattacgcggAAACTActgaacacatttccatgaaaaGGGATGGGAcgtgggacatgggccaagaaagaacccattaaatcttGGTATGGATCCTAACAGAGGGAATTCTTAttcactttaacattgtgagatcagacgccttttgatattttcactggTCTCCCAGAgaaaaaattcatggatctagatcaaaccaaattttaaaaaatctggcatatttgtGCCAtttggtgtggcttgattgaatttaaggggaccgTTGGGCCATTCTGGTTCAACACTAATTAACCTAAAATGTTAGACTTTTTTGGATGAAGTCAGACTTACCTGAGAGCATTGAGAGGTGAACTTGAAACCCCAGGATTTATAAAACTCTGCAGTCAGGACTAGAGATGCAGTCATGGGCCATGCTCAACATCACCTGGACAGGCTTATTCATCCACACTCCCTCCCTGCACAAAGGGACAAACACATACAACTATGACACCATCATGTTCTGTGTAATTCGTCCTTTTTAAACACTAGTGTGCTGGTTGTGCAGGATTTGGTATGACCCTTCCCACGACTTATTTTACAGTTGTTCCAACTTCTCTTCAAACCTTAAAGGCAACGTCAACATAAGATGATGACAATGTAAAAGATTAATACAGgagaatatgaataaaatgttctgtCTGAAGTTGTGAGTTGACCGAGCTCATAAATTCAGATTACCTCCTGCTGATGAAGCAATGATCACCACCTGAGCTCATTGTtaaacacagctgaacactGTTGCTTTTATAACCtataaaactgttcatcagAAAAGTCTGGAGACATAAACAATGACAATCTACATTTTAAGTTCTCTCTCATTTCTATCAGcatctgtttttaaacatgGAGGGAGAATTGTGAAGGGAAattaaggaaaaaaatgaaacttgacttttttccctttcacaATAAAGTCTAAGACAGATGACAGCTGCGGACACACAGAGTGCATGCTGCATGTTTTATCGCCTTCACCCATAAATAAAAAACGCAGAGTGGAAGAAATACAGTCAAGATATACGATTTATGGCAACGGGCGCAGGAGGGAGTCTGGAGATTTCTTggacaatatgaaaataaaactgcaataaAACTGCACGGGCCTTGATTGTGGTCTATGGAGAGACATGGAGGGCCTCCAACACGGCTAACTTTATTACTTCATctgagagagcaagagagagggagagacacatcAACAGATTTGGAGACCATTACAGTCAAATCTTTTTCCCCTAAGTGGCCACAGTCTCCATCTGTGGGGCCCCAGACCCTTTTCACCCAACAACCAGGGACACAACCGTGGCCAAATGCTCCTAAATTCAGATTACccatctttttatttacacaaccaacagttttttgggggtttgcaTAAATCTTTATAACATTATTTCATGGCAGACATCACAGTCAGTATTATATAAACACTGGGTGAAAAAGAAGAATTAACGCTTTTAATACTTAAATGAATTTCTGTTTATGTAAGTGGTCACTAACCTTGTGAGGATCAAAAAAACTGAGCAAATAATATACTGCCATTTTCATTTAACCACATCACAGCGAGCAGCTATGTTTCTGTAAGGATCTGAAATAGTTTTGAGTGTGAGAAGTTGGAGAGATGCAGCCGTAGAAACGGTGATTAAAGCAACAGATCGCTGGAAGATGGGTGAAATTGGCCTGATGGTTTGTAGGCCACTGAAGGAAAATGGTCTGGACTTCCTCGGAGATTAGAACACTAAAGGTCCTTATCGTCCTCACTCTCCCCCGTATGAAAATAGTCTATTGTAGGGCGCTGCATCTTTCTTGGCCGAAGCGGCGCATCAGATCTAGGGTTTCACAGAGCATACCGGGGGACCGGCGAAACCAGagacaataacaacaaatactGCCTTGTATTTTTAGGTTGTgattataaagcacatttcacagtttaagACTCCAGGGAGACCAAACAAACTTTAGCGTTTGAAGAAACCAGCGTCCAGAATTGGATCAAATCTCTGCTGTTCCCAAATGTccttgaaaaatgaaagaatggTACACATGCGAGGTTCACGGTACAGAGACAGACTGGCCTACACACTGCCTTAATAGATTCAAAAGAGATACACCATCTAATGATGCAATGCAATAATTCATTTAGTCTTTCCCACacggaaaaaaaatattttcaagaTAAACGTTATACacttaaaagtatttttcttttgtatctTTGGTATTTCATTTGACTACTATGCTACTTTTATTTATCCATTGCTAAAGCTCTTAAAAAGTATGCTCACTAATTATGAAATATTaccttaaaatatatatatatatataaaaattgtGCAAACTGATATTGTAGTTACCTCATATACACTTTAAGTAATTGATAAGCCATAAGCCAAATACAAGAGTTATTACCAGACTAATCATAGTCTCCTCTTCTTGCAgcaagaaatatttaaataaaaaactttgaTAATTATAGTTAAAATTCTAGAAAGTCTTGATTGATTAtgtcaaacatatttacatctgTTAATTGGGAGTATGTACCGTCTCTGAAGGCCCTGTCCCTTATGTGCTGCCAGTTTGATCACTGTTATACTTTGTCGCCACCTGCTGACCAAACAGAGAAACTGACTGACGCTACTTACTTATACTTGAAAAATACCCAATTCACACAACTGTGCTTAAAATTGAAAGATGTTTTCTgagtttgcttgtgttgtgaaTTTGTGCAGCGCATgtgttgatgaagttgtttCTTAATCGGCACGTGTCTTTTCTATTTGCAGAGCGTTGatctctctcggccaccgtatgGAAGTGCAGAAAGGTATTATGAAGGGCTGGGAGTCTATTAAGACAGGTTACAGTTCTGACAAAGAGCAGGActcaattaaattaaactaaagGCAACTGCTACCACCATACATCCTCTGAATACTCACCTAAAGTCCATATTTGAATTCAAATTGACAGTATGTATAGGAAGGCTACATGTTTACTGCGAGGTGGAGATGCAGTACGTTCAGTTAGGTATACACATGAAGTTTAGTGTCACTATACGACATAATCTGGTCCTTGAAGCCCacaccacaaacaaaacaattgaaATTCAAGTCTTAATAAAGTTGACACAAGCCATTAAACTGGCAGGATTCAACTCATTTAGAGAAATCTACTTTGTGAATAAGCAGTATACAAAACGTATTTCTAACCATAACTTTGACTTGTCCGAGTAAATAATGAATAACATAAGTGAGGACTCGGATTTAACGCCCACTGAGTCATACCAATGAGTAAACCTGTATAACTAGTATTACTGGTTAACTAGTGATGCAGCTCTTATGTGTTGTTGCAGCTGTGTGTGGTTAGCATTGTGTGTCTTGAGCAGGTGTAATTAGCTACTTAGCTCCTGCATTAGCATGCCGAATTAAGCTAGCAGCTGGAGAAAAGCTACAAACAAAGGCGAGGTGCTGAGATACTGACGTCAACCTACGAAGTCAAATAATTTCTTATTTGAAAAGGGCAACTTTACCTGTGATTGCAATTTAAATGCCACGAGGAAATGGCGGAACTGTGTTAGAAAAGCAGCTTAGCTTTGATTTTCTCTGTAAAACTTGAGCAACACAGAGATTCACTTAGCGCGAGCGTGATGACGCAGTAGTCAGGCCAACGTGACACAGGTGAGACTAACCACGTGATCACGAGCGCCACATTCAGGGTTCatcagagaaataaatatatatgcacGTTTagtaaaatgaaactgaataaattaataataataatcctgtaCAAATTTAAactcacaaacatgtttaaaaatattttaaatgtttgtatttattttgtttaacttTAGTTTATTTATTGGTGATGTCCATGAACATAACACAGGAATATGAAAGTATAGACAtcaaaaacatttagaaaaaaatgacaaaataagtTTGACACTTTCAAAAGAGTCTCAATCACTCACAATTAAATAGGACGTGCTGTACCCAAAAAATAATTCCTTATAAAAATattagtatcattattattattattgttggtggtggtggtggtgtttttCCATTAGGTGaaatacatgttaaatattctttctttttgctCAAAACTGACTAAAAACCCTCTGTAGTTCTTTGGCGGAAGTGGCCTACATATCCCAACGGGCATTGCGTCCATTGCCATAGCAGCGGGAAGTTGGTTGTCCCGTCTCCAACCATGGACAGTCTGAACCGAGGCTTCGCAGCGGTGCAACCGGCTACAGGTCGTGATTTCGGCGGTAACGAGAAGGAGCAGGGGCCGGATGTACGAACAGTGAACCGACAGAGTCCCGGTAACCGTGTGAGGGAGCTCCAGGTGACCGGCACAGCGGAGGTGTGCTGCCCGGCGGACAGAGCCTCTGTCCGGGTGAGTGTGGGCAGCATCAAGGAGTCAGTGACCGAGGTGACCAGCAGCGTGTCACGGAGACTCGAGTACATTTTACAGTCTCTCAGGTAAAAACACTGTAGTACCAGTACAAGTAATGAGTCACACGAGGCTAATGCTAGCTAGCTGCTACGTGTAGTATACACAGAGGCTACAGGGCTGACCGATGGAGATGTGTTAGCTGTGGTAGCAGCAGAATCCCAGTAAGAGCTAATACATCCAGCTTTAAAGTTGATTGAGCTGTTGTGTTGCTCTATTTATTGAATGTAGACTATTGAAGTCGTAGCCAGTGGTGGTAGAAGTTAATAACAAATTGCAAGAGTACTGCAGTTGAGTAGAAGTACTTTCCACCACAGGTAGTGCCAGTACTCAGTAGTACTCTACTCTCATTTCAGTCAATATAGAttaatcacaataaatgtcacattcatatttattatgaGTTATTGaacttgtgtgtttaaaaactattctttatgagcagagaatgacaaacacaaatctgaggtagatcaattatgtgttgtacctcctcactgtgcttacacaatgcataagcagtatatttatatacttttgttatattgatattggtgaaaattatattgcaattaCTATTGTTATGTACTGtattgttatgttttattgcCCTGCTCTTATTTCTAGGAAAAGTAGTTGAACTCAagtttttcagattttgaaGTGCAGCAGCTCATTTCACTTACGTCTTAGCGTACAGGTTTATTAGTACAATCAgtgtattatataatatatttatatttattaattctgCTCAGACAACATGGCATCAGTGAGACAGATGCTTCAGTGAGGAGGTTTCTCTCCAGAGAGGAGGACCTGTATCGCATGGATGCAGAGGTGGAGTATTTAGTATTTGTATTAGTATTGGACACtaatgattaaaaatgttttatgataCTGTTCATTTATAATTGACCCAACAGcatatgttgtttgtttgttacgtTGTATCTGACAGTGTAATAAAATGTTCCCATAGGTCGTGGTCACCTTCTCAGACTTTGAGAAGATGGAGCAGCTTTGCAGTGTCCTGCTGGAGAAGCTGGACAAGAGTGTCTGTGTGGGAACGCCACAGTTCTACCACAGTGCAGAGTGCCTGGGTCAACTGAGGTAGGAAAGAACACAGCACACGTCTCCTCAGCACATCTAAGACTTCTTGAATGCATCACATTAGCTTGTTGAATCAGAAGTGTGAATTGGTCTGTGTTTCAGGAAGCGAGTGTGTGTATCCGCAGTTGAAAATGCTCAGCAGAAGGCCAGGGAAATCAGTCAGCTGCTGGGACAAAGTCTGGGAAACCCTGTGCTGGTCAGAGAGGACGAGACAAGGGAGTGGAGGAATGAGGATGTGGAGAATGGAGGCAGAGGACACAGCGCTCTACCCACAATCACAGCGTCCTCGCGGGTGTCCGTCTACTTCAGCCTCAAAGACAGAAGCAGGAAAAAATTCTAAAAGACACTTGTCATTCACTCATGAAACCAAAGAGCTCACTGTCACACTTTAACACCTTTTATTGCATAGTTGCAGTAGATTCAAAGTGCAGTAGCCAACACTGTCATGTacattgaaaatatatatacagctgattttcaaaataattggTCACCTTTAACACGCCCAACATTCAAGTATATCTTTTCAAAACCAATGAAAGAGATTTAAATTCTACATTTGATCATAACACCTGAACACAAGCTCTGTGATCGGCCTCAGAAGGAAGGAAATGAAAGCCTCAGCTGGATGGATCTGAGAGCAAGCAGTCAGGCATCGCTGACCTCGTCTTCAGGGAAGATCTCTCTGAGCCAGGGCTGCATGATGAACCGCTCGCCATCAAAATGTGTGAAGTAATTCTCCAAGGTGGGGACGTCCGGCTGGAAACATCCAACAGTGAGTCCAGGACAAAGTTTGgtgtgtctgattgtgtgtgtatgtgttgtcaATTCCAGTACTGCGTTTCCAGTACTTACCTTCATCCCAGTGATGCGCTCCAGTTGTGTCTGTGGCAAATATGCAACTAGCAGTGAGGTGGCTCCAGGTCCGCTGAACAATACCTTGTAATGGGGTGTCTTCTCTGCTGTGgtgccctgcacacacacacacacacacacacacacacattcacagaactCCTTGAACTGGCTGAGTTTTAGGTTCTCAACAAAGTGTGTGTCAAACAGAACATCGTGGAGAGGTGGGGAGTAAAAGTTCCAGCTGCTAACCTCAGGGCCAGAATACATCCTCTTGATCCACTCAAGAGGGGCTCGCAGCTCAGGGTCCCAGCTCACCACCACCCCGACCATGTGACCCTTCCTCTCCATCACCACCTCGCCCACTCGTAGAAACACAAACGGAGGCCGGGGGCTGCGCACTTCTGTGGAtgctgaagaaatgaagaaaaaaataaatagagagAATGGTGTGAGACACATTTTACTTGAGAGGAATTTTCACTTGAACATAGGTGcttattaaaaacaattcttGAAGATAGTCAGGGTAGCATTGCATCAGAtatgttttagatttttgtatgtttattatatatttttcgTTGTGTGTTACCAACTAAGTTAGGTTTTGCACAATTCAGAGTTTTGTATGAGCAATAAGACTTAATAAAGcctatttttaaatacaaatacacacaaacttCTGCTACTGAGGTTCGTTTtactgtttgttggtttgtttgtgtaagaTTGTGTAAAAGTACTGAACTGATTCACACTAAACTTGGTGAAGGAATGTGGCTCGGGCAAGGAAAGACCACTTTGCATATGCagtttcaggattttttttttttatcattgcaTCCACATAGCACCATTCCAAATTGTCTTGTGTTTATTGATGCTAGCAAGATTTAAGATGACAAGTGATTCATCGTAGACTCTGAATATGTCTACAAACCCCAACTTGCTGAATACTGTATAAACATCTACAGACAAACCTCCAAAGAAGCCCTGGTCGTTGCCATAAAGCAGAGTCTCTACTGGAGGCGGGGCACTTGTTTCCTCCTGTTCCAAACCAACCAGAGACCTTTaggaaaagcagaaatattGTCAGTCTCAGCATGAAAACAAGTTGAGTGTTGGTTTCCCTGTTTGACTCCTACAAGAACTGGAAACATTAGAGTTCACTTCCTgcttgaatgaaaatgaaaacagagaataaaGATCAATATTTACTTTAATATCATTCAGGCCACACACAACAAGATAACATTGCATCCTGCTCACCAATGTAATTCAGAATGCTAAGGGCTCCTACGTCAGTATGAAACAAACAGagtataaaaaataaacaaacagcacatgtcTGAGCATGGGTCACAGTTGCTACACTCACATGACATTAGACATGTGTTGGTTTGCCCAGTCCATCCACGCAGTGCCATTGAGGTAGGAGCCTCTCCACTCTTTCCAAATCCTAAGCAACCTGAAAAGTGAAACCACAGAATCAGGACACAACAGTTTGATGCTTCCTTCACATTTCCTTACTTCACAGTGGTCCCGTGACATCACAGTGCAGCTGACTGACGCACAGAGGGGACCTGTTTCTCTCTGCGGCGGGATCACACCTACCGCGTAGTGGCGTGGTAGCGCTGCACCGCGGACGAGCCGCTCCACCGGGAGATGAGGTACTGCGCGGGCACGGCGGAAAACAGGAGCGCGATCTGCAGCACCGTGGCGGTCGACATCTGGGGCATGGTGAGCGCGCTCCCGACACCCGGAGACGGCCACGCGCGTCAGGAGGCTGCGGGGCCGAGCTGTGTATGAGCTGAGACCCTCCTGTGATGGACAGCTTCCGGCGTGAAGGGGCAACTCGTCTGCTGATGTTCAACATGGATCAACATGGTGGTTTCAAAGTAGACGAACAACACGTGCTGCTGCACGAACTTAGAGGAAATAAACCAGGAAACATCCGCAATCGTGTCTCTTACCTCGTGTTAAATCCACAGTGTTTCCTCCTGCTACCCTCCACACATTGTGGCACAGGAAGCAGAACAAACACTTTCACTCCTCTTGTTATTTACATAAACCCTCCACCTGTTTATCTACATTTCTGTCCACATCACGAGCCGGTGATTTCTGTCCAATCACAGCAGGCCACGGACCCACGTGCGGACCTTTAGCGGCTCGACACGTCAGGACGGAGTCGAACCCGCGATTGTTTGTGACCCAGTGACGCTTTCATAACACTAGATGGCAGAGTTTGTAGTTAATGAAGTctgttgattttttaaaataagttaCTTTATAGCACTGCtacatttgactttattttatgttgaagaaaatctgcttttctttccagatcccaattttaacttttattccTAGAATTGTTTGCCTCCTCTGACCAATGCAGTTTCAGTTTACATATTGTTTTCCCCACATCaatatgaggtcaccatgacctctTCCTTTGGCCTCTGAAATGTAATCAGTTAGTCAAATtgagaaaatatgaagaaattccctcaaggcaaACTTGAGAAATCATATTTAAGAGGCCAAAAATAAGTTAATAGTTGtgcaaaatttgaaaaaaaaacgttccCTCCAGGTGTTCCAATgatgttgcattcacaagaGCAAAAGTGTGTTTATAAGATCACTGTaacttttgacctttgaccaccagtTTATCCATGGATCCAAGTGAGCATCCGTACCAAACCTTTAAGGATTTCCTGGAGGTTTTCCTGAGATGTCATGATGTCATGGTCACAGCGACTTTGTC
This window of the Hippoglossus stenolepis isolate QCI-W04-F060 chromosome 20, HSTE1.2, whole genome shotgun sequence genome carries:
- the irak1bp1 gene encoding interleukin-1 receptor-associated kinase 1-binding protein 1 homolog produces the protein MDSLNRGFAAVQPATGRDFGGNEKEQGPDVRTVNRQSPGNRVRELQVTGTAEVCCPADRASVRVSVGSIKESVTEVTSSVSRRLEYILQSLRQHGISETDASVRRFLSREEDLYRMDAEVVVTFSDFEKMEQLCSVLLEKLDKSVCVGTPQFYHSAECLGQLRKRVCVSAVENAQQKAREISQLLGQSLGNPVLVREDETREWRNEDVENGGRGHSALPTITASSRVSVYFSLKDRSRKKF
- the si:dkey-261l7.2 gene encoding uncharacterized protein si:dkey-261l7.2 produces the protein MPQMSTATVLQIALLFSAVPAQYLISRWSGSSAVQRYHATTRLLRIWKEWRGSYLNGTAWMDWANQHMSNVMSLVGLEQEETSAPPPVETLLYGNDQGFFGASTEVRSPRPPFVFLRVGEVVMERKGHMVGVVVSWDPELRAPLEWIKRMYSGPEGTTAEKTPHYKVLFSGPGATSLLVAYLPQTQLERITGMKPDVPTLENYFTHFDGERFIMQPWLREIFPEDEVSDA